The following proteins are co-located in the Styela clava chromosome 15, kaStyClav1.hap1.2, whole genome shotgun sequence genome:
- the LOC120334181 gene encoding homeobox protein cut-like 1, giving the protein MSSNISSMLQFWKNFNLIQLQRDLDVNATELANRQDASDASRRRLVEQSKEFKRETPEDIRKLVSPLLRSFQGEIDALSKRSKACEADFLNLYKRLIELPDPVLALEQAESYQRKAQRLNDVETENQKLRETLAEYNKEFAEVKNQEVTIKTLRERVRDFEKGTETRAKQLTLEKNEELQKQFEEKEKKLQETQLLIATKLGEAEQMASTFKAALDASQAELFDLKSKYDEETAAKQAELDLVLGDLDRSSQRNAIAEKEIENLREQLLDGGNRSHEHEKPSTTAMEEAFEVLSRSSLESELANKEKEISQLVEDVQHLQGSMGKLRDTSASAIAKLEEELSNKNSIVQELQRQLEEREDYNEIKRELQIIKSTEFSTLDSTPSGDQFHSSSSKSKSLEMLLLEKNRAQQSENTALRAANAQLTGSHRGSNAVPITPPHSSPERVRRGRERSTSSRYRNFSTNSHPSQTINSFSPSQEYSQLFEPTDALSQLQLQNQQLNALLNLKILANIKAAVAAQNINTSPLSALGGCLNMANQSRSSFRTPGRETFSPHNRPGTSRSNNTIPKNFESHLLAKYLSQLQKLGVSSSSSLPGLSPKLSSNSRTNYHNTQEFSDSSDNENYDEAFSQNSTHHRAWGGSNNINSRHVSDPSTLRTSAVTSHNDSDTSFLSQIRRHSLGGDQIAHLEEVDTEELTCQVRELLQANNIGQRAFGQYVLGLSQGSVSEILSKPKPWSKLTYKGKEPFFKMLDFVSSSSNVDALKSLQRKDREDRVLCGGRTQSSLRQADPDSEQAIANILAAAREEMRVEQEKIKRSQDFYTYQRESDTTNIRNSLLNPDRDTSPDKSFSKVSSSTGTMTTVAAAGRCSYSDNAVSRFTEKVKTVATSVAVEQTLETGMPSLIKRQRCTTGNESGRVLQKTHKDKHIRSESQSEQNESFVTTASGNSHSSHNRSKVTSSSSYIDKESVDHSGNKEDHLVKSEPRDSGEVSDYFGQDKVSKSGFTATKEELLSANQRLISSQPDSDSLQRLFVTTTYNDPFIPPPLSPTAEESRNSRGSGAGTPTSDNEDRQHCYSSPFMGAESHYMNDNGKRSPTTKSDTELEKIQPLRKRVNSLSPPSRHSSNLLQDPPVLFRELSCPAFDEGDRDATTVSSTTPTTFSNMLSSNMSSLQTSSSLFDSHASYTELSPVTTGTLYNPHRDDHTQHGFSQVSQSSFTTVEGAPNGISSMLPPLTLKSHPHHGSSPVPTYSALTNTISSSKYANYPQEQHHTQAEADYNDDQQFIETSDLMPPIPPEALHRLSMSQVDTISVTKQVRDRLAKHAICQRIFGEKILGLSQGTVSDILSHPKPWGKLTHKGREPFARMIMWLTDATAGGLLPTHAGSQLTSDPSAVENAARSPTDSSNGDPINLTRDQAKLSREPSPSSNGTLDSNAQYVTMSPPSATPPDSAHTSLDRTSPHDLHPHTTPVSSSSSPPEEAFNQLERHFRTSAPVAMEQSNNGSPITPLQQMLNIQELAASCPKLDTFALTRKVKDLLTEHNIGQRIFGQAVLGLTQGSVSDLLSRPKLWRSLSLKGREPFVRMQLWLSDPNNIEQLKNLKLERWMEKKWGGKRQRSNDNQMQHNLSPVKKQRIVLSTEEKEVLRRTYGIEPYPSQETVDLLAGKLGRKSSTIVNWFHNYRSRVKRGFFPGDEIQDGSGKKSGLGKMTVKQLLDSITLSKQPCTNVNQGRGNSFESQRSFASKNSHRVTTHHGSTRRQNSNMSDHQMQQQTWVPTSHIPSPTGFDRYVTMDQMKTETMDQHFQGLHRVTPSDIYSNQSMHIKEETKMMELQSENDAMFSSAYSYPTSNTVSDIFKSAEMALSDPVSLAAASSFIQPKPMHHHQHHQHTHFPGDGNMYTNLDEPHQDNYAVSITNDSYSNKVPVSPPSDHGNSILPPVHTLTPKKSFGSPTLSSSSLVLPSASSLLNQPQLPSLTPDLRMDPHMSYGNSRPHLPRLVDLSRPQYDAIIANNNMNNNSRSNLAKHVSLPGGVSLSVTSTNGSPTQGVSCNDTITATVWVSSPSESSGSKEENTIISKPNVVTSESNQPRFTMADTIANDKENTDDSYAWVF; this is encoded by the exons ATGTCATCAAATATTTCATCTATGCTGCAGTTTTGGAAAAATTTTAATCTCATTCAACTTCAG AGAGATTTGGATGTGAATGCAACAGAACTTGCCAACAGACAAGATGCAAGTGATGCATCAAGACGACGACTAGTAGAACAAAGCAAAGAATTTAAAAGAGAAACACCTGAG GATATACGCAAGTTGGTTTCTCCTTTACTAAGGAGCTTCCAGGGGGAGATCGATGCTTTATCAAAACGCAGTAAAGCTTGTGAAGCCGATTTCCTCAATTTATACAAGAGGTTGATAGAATTACCAG aCCCGGTTTTAGCTCTTGAACAAGCGGAGTCATACCAGCGTAAAGCACAAAGACTAAATGATGTCGAAACTGAAAATCAGAAACTGAGAGAAACTCTAGCGGAATATAACAAAGAATTTGCTGAAGTCAAAAATCAAG AGGTTACGATAAAAACTCTTCGCGAGAGAGTGAGGGATTTTGAGAAAGGAACGGAGACACGTGCGAAACAACTCACTCTAGAGAAAAATGAAGAATTGCAGAAACAATTTGAAGAGAAAGAAAA aaaaCTACAAGAGACTCAGCTGCTGATAGCCACGAAACTGGGTGAAGCAGAGCAAATGGCATCTACGTTCAAAGCAG CTCTTGATGCTTCTCAAGCAGAATTATTTGATCTCAAGTCAAAGTATGATGAAGAAACTGCAGCGAA acaAGCAGAGTTGGACCTTGTGCTCGGAGATTTGGACAGATCATCTCAAAGAAATGCAATCGctgaaaaagaaattgaaaatttaagagAACAATTGCTAGACGGTGGCAATAGATCCCACGAGCATGAGAAACCTTCAACAACCGCAATG GAGGAAGCTTTTGAAGTTCTTTCAAGGTCAAGTTTGGAGTCTGAACTTGCCAACAAAGAAAAAGAG ATAAGTCAGTTAGTGGAAGATGTCCAACATCTTCAAGGATCAATGGGAAAATTGCGAGACACATCTGCTTCTGCTATTGCCAAGTTGGAAGAAGAATTAAGCAATAAGAACTCCATTGTACAG GAGCTCCAGAGGCAACTTGAAGAAAGAGAAGACTACAATGAAATCAAGCGTGAATTACAAATCATAAAATCAACTGAATTCTCTACTCTGGATTCTACACCGAGCGGCGATCAATTTCATTCGAGTTCGTCAAAATCTAAAAGTCTTGAAATGTTACTGCTTGAAAAGAACAGAGCGCAACAGTCTGAAAATACTGCTTTGCGTGCCGCTAACGCTCAACTGACTG GTAGTCACCGAGGAAGCAACGCCGTACCGATCACTCCACCGCATTCGTCACCGGAAAGAGTTCGACGCGGAAGAGAAAGAAGCACATCATCACGCTATAGAAATTTTTCTACAAATTCTCATCCCTCGCAAACAATAAATTCCTTTAGCCCATCTCAAGAATATTCACAACTTTTTGAACCAACTGATGCCTTGTCACAGTTGCAGTTACAAAACCAACAACTAAACGCtttattgaatttgaaaattttagcgAATATTAAAGCTGCTGTTGCGGCTCAAAATATCAACACTTCTCCACTTTCCGCTCTTGGAGGTTGTTTAAACATGGCAAATCAATCTAGAAGTTCATTTCGAACCCCGGGTCGGGAAACATTCAGCCCCCACAATAGGCCTGGAACGAGTCGTAGCAACAATACGATTCCAAAAAACTTCGAATCGCATTTACTTGCCAAATATTTGTCGCAGTTACAGAAGCTTGGTGTTTCAAGTTCTTCAAGTTTGCCTGGATTGTCACCTAAGTTATCTAGCAATTCCAGAACGAATTACCACAATACCCAAGAATTTTCCGATAGTTCAGACAATGAAAATTATGATGAAGCATTTTCGCAGAATTCAACCCATCATCGTGCATGGGGTGGCAGTAATAATATTAACTCTCGACATGTGAGTGACCCAAGTACATTGCGCACTTCGGCTGTTACTTCTCATAATGACTCCGACACATCTTTTCTATCACAAATTCGAAGGCATAGCCTTGGAGGAGATCAAATAGCACATCTTGAAGAAGTAGACACTGAAGAACTAACTTGCCAG GTTAGAGAATTGCTTCAAGCTAATAATATCGGACAGAGGGCTTTTGGCCAATACGTTTTAGGATTGAGCCAAGGATCAGTCAGTGAGATATTATCCAAGCCAAAACCGTGGTCCAAGTTGACTTACAAGGGCAAGGAGCCCTTTTTCAAGATGTTGGATTTCGTCTCATCCAGCAGTAACGTAGATGCATTGAAATCATTGCAAAGGAAAGACCGAGAAGACAGAG TATTATGCGGTGGTAGAACACAGTCGTCTTTGAGGCAAGCCGATCCAGATTCGGAACAGGCTATTGCCAACATATTGGCCGCTGCTCGTGAGGAAATGAGAGTTGAGCAG gAAAAAATCAAACGATCTCAAGACTTTTATACTTATCAACGAGAAAGTGATACAACCAATATCAGAAACTCTCTTTTAAATCCTGATCGTGATACGTCACCAGACAAAAGTTTCTCGAAAGTTTCAAGTTCAACAGGAACTATGACGACCGTTGCCGCAGCTGGTCGTTGTTCTTATTCAGACAATGCTGTTTCAAGATTTACTGAAAAAGTGAAAACTGTTGCCACAAGTGTCGCTGTAGAGCAAACGCTTGAAACAGGCATGCCATCATTAATCAAAAGACAACGCTGTACAACAGGAAATGAAAGCGGCAGGGTGCTACAGAAGACGCACAAAGATAAGCACATTCGTTCTGAGTCTCAGTCAGAACAGAATGAATCTTTTGTGACAACAGCTAGTGGCAATAGTCATTCCAGCCACAACAGGTCAAAGGTTACGTCAAGTTCAAGTTATATTGATAAGGAAAGTGTTGATCATAGTGGAAACAAAGAAGATCATTTAGTGAAATCTGAGCCTCGAGATAGCGGAGAAGTTTCAGATTACTTTGGTCAAGACAAAGTATCAAAAAGTGGCTTCACAGCTACAAAAGAAGAATTATTATCTGCTAATCAGCGTTTAATTAGTTCTCAACCTGATTCTGATAGCCTGCAACGTCTTTTTGTGACGACAACATACAACGACCCATTTATTCCGCCACCTTTGTCTCCCACTGCGGAAGAGTCTCGTAATTCAAGAGGAAGTGGGGCTGGAACCCCAACTAGTGATAACGAGGATAGGCAACACTGTTACAGTTCCCCCTTTATGGGTGCTGAGTCTCATTACATGAACGATAACGGGAAAAGATCTCCGACTACGAAATCTGACACAGAATTGGAAAAAATTCAGCCGCTGAGAAAGAGAGTTAATTCACTCTCGCCACCATCGAGGCATTCTTCAAACTTACTCCAAGACCCACCGGTACTTTTTCGGGAGTTGTCTTGTCCAGCATTCGACGAAGGTGATCGCGACGCTACTACTGTTTCCAGTACTACTCCGACTACGTTTTCTAACATGTTATCATCAAATATGTCGTCACTTCAAACATCTTCTTCACTGTTTGATTCTCAT GCAAGCTACACTGAACTAAGTCCGGTGACAACAGGAACTTTATATAATCCACATAGAGATGATCACACTCAGCATGGTTTTTCTCAAGTCTCTCAAAGTTCTTTCACAACTGTGGAAGGCGCACCAAATG GTATTTCCAGCATGTTGCCACCTTTGACATTAAAATCTCATCCTCACCATGGATCAAGCCCGGTCCCAACTTATTCAGCTTTGACGAATACAATATCGAGCTCGAAATATGCAAACTACCCGCAAGAACAACACCACACG CAAGCTGAAGCTGATTACAACGATGATCAACAGTTTATCGAAACGTCAGATTTGATGCCGCCTATCCCACCTGAAGCATTACACAGATTATCAATGTCACAGGTCGACACTATTTCTGTGACGAAACAAGTCCGAGATCGTTTGGCGAAGCACGCTATATGTCAAAGGATATTTG GCGAAAAAATCTTAGGGCTCTCACAAGGTACAGTCAGTGATATTTTATCCCATCCGAAACCATGGGGGAAACTAACACACAAAGGTAGAGAACCTTTCGCTCGAATGATAATGTGGCTCACAGATGCAACTGCTGGGGGATTGCTGCCGACACATGCAG gTTCACAACTGACTAGTGATCCATCTGCAGTTGAAAATGCGGCGAGAAGTCCGACTGACTCTAGCAATGGAGATCCAATCAATTTAACTAGAGATCAG gcAAAACTCAGCAGGGAACCTTCACCGAGTTCAAATGGAACGTTAGATTCAAATGCTCAATATGTGACAATGTCGCCACCATCTGCTACCCCACCCGATTCCGCTCACACAAGTTTGGATCGAACTTCACCCCATGATTTGCACCCCCATACAACCCCCGTTTCAAGCAGTTCCTCCCCGCCTGAAGAAGCATTCAATCAACTGGAGAGGCATTTTAGGACGTCAGCCCCTGTTGCTATGGAACAATCAAACAATGGATCCCCTATTACCCCGCTACAACAAATGCTCAATATTCAAGAGTTAGCAGCGAGTTGTCCGAAACTAGACACATTTGCACTCACAAGAAAAGTGAAGGATCTTCTCACAGAACATAATATag GGCAAAGAATATTTGGGCAGGCTGTTTTGGGACTGACACAGGGCTCTGTCAGTGATTTGCTGTCTCGACCAAAGCTATGGCGATCACTCAGCCTGAAAGGCCGTGAACCCTTCGTCCGAATGCAATTGTGGCTGTCCGACCCAAATAATATAGAACAacttaaaaatttgaaattggaaaGATGGATGGAAAAAAAATGGG GCGGCAAGCGACAACGAAGCAATGACAACCAAATGCAACATAACTTATCTCCTGTGAAAAAACAACGAATCGTGTTATCAACAGAAGAGAAAGAAGTGCTTCGGCGGACCTACGGTATCGAACCATATCCATCCCAAGAAACCGTAGATTTACTAGCTGGGAAATTAGGTCGAAAATCAAGCACAATTGTCAATTGGTTTCATAATTATAG ATCCAGAGTAAAAAGAGGTTTCTTTCCTGGTGACGAAATTCAAGATGGTTCTGGAAAAAAGTCAGGCCTCGGAAAAATGACAGTTAAACAACTATTAGACAGCATTACTTTATCAAAACAGCCATGCACCAACGTAAATCAAGGACGGGGAAACAGTTTCGAATCGCAGCGAAGTTTTGCATCGAAAAATAGCCACCGTGTCACGACGCATCATGGATCAACAAGAAGACAAAACAGCAATATGTCTGACCATCAGATGCAGCAACAGACATGGGTTCCGACGTCCCACATACCGTCACCAACGGGCTTCGATCGATACGTGACCATGGACCAGATGAAGACAGAAACCATGGATCAGCATTTTCAAGGACTACACAGGGTGACACCTAGTGACATATACTCAAATCAATCCATGCATATCAAAGAGGAAACCAAAATGATGGAATTGCAATCGGAAAACGACGCTATGTTCAGCTCAGCGTATTCATATCCGACATCCAACACCGTTTCAGATATCTTTAAATCAGCAGAAATGGCACTCAGCGATCCGGTATCATTAGCGGCCGCTTCCAGTTTTATTCAACCTAAACCAATGCATCACCATCAACATCACCAACACACACATTTCCCCGGCGACGGAAATATGTACACAAACTTAGACGAACCACACCAAGATAACTATGCAGTATCTATTACAAACGATTCCTATTCTAATAAAGTCCCTGTGTCACCACCTAGTGATCACGGAAACAGTATCCTACCACCCGTACATACCCTCACCCCGAAAAAATCTTTTGGGTCCCCTACCTTATCCAGCTCCAGCTTAGTTTTACCGTCTGCCTCATCTCTTCTCAATCAGCCTCAACTTCCAAGTTTGACCCCTGACCTCAGAATGGACCCCCATATGAGTTACGGAAATTCACGACCCCACTTACCCAGGCTTGTCGATTTATCTAGACCTCAATATGACGCAATCATTGCAAATAATAACATGAATAATAACTCTCGTTCAAACTTGGCCAAGCATGTTTCTTTACCGGGCGGAGTGTCGCTCAGTGTGACATCCACAAACGGGTCACCGACGCAAGGAGTTAGTTGTAATGACACGATCACAGCTACAGTTTGGGTGTCGTCTCCGAGTGAAAGTTCGGGGAGTAAAGAAGAAAATACAATCATCTCGAAACCGAATGTAGTCACATCAGAAAGCAATCAACCGAGGTTTACTATGGCTGATACGATTGCAAATGACAAGGAAAACACAGATGACAGTTATGCCTGGGTTTTTTGA